The genomic DNA GCAACTAGAAATACCGCCAGCCCGGCAGGAGCGTCGAAGAGAATATTCTTCCGAAATGCATTTATCTGGGATTGCATCGATTGGCAGTTCTGTAAAAAAACGGAATTATAATTCCGTAAACGCGTTCAAGTGTAACAAATAAAGAAAACATTTCGAACCGTTAAGTGAGCGCTAATTATTTCCGGGCTTCGTAAAAAGCCAGGATTTTTTATACGACTAAGCAAGGAGATCAATCCATGAAATTTCGAATCGTTCGAACGATGTTTCATTTATATCTGGTTATAACAGTACCGTTAGTCTTCTTTCCTGCGGATTTTCACGCAAAGGAAGGAGAAAAATTAGAAACGGCGATATTTGCCGGAGGTTGTTTTTGGTGTATGGAAGGACCTTTCGAAAAACTTCCCGGCGTAATTTCAGTCGTATCGGGATATTCGGGCGGGAAGGAGAAAAATCCTACTTATGAAGACGTAGGCTACGGCAGAACTGGTCACCGAGAATCGGTATTAATCACCTATGATCCGAAAAAAATAAAATATGAAACCTTACTAGATACGTTTTGGCAACAAATCGATCCGACCGACAACGGCGGTCAGTTTGCCGACAGAGGAT from Leptospira fainei serovar Hurstbridge str. BUT 6 includes the following:
- the msrA gene encoding peptide-methionine (S)-S-oxide reductase MsrA, translated to MKFRIVRTMFHLYLVITVPLVFFPADFHAKEGEKLETAIFAGGCFWCMEGPFEKLPGVISVVSGYSGGKEKNPTYEDVGYGRTGHRESVLITYDPKKIKYETLLDTFWQQIDPTDNGGQFADRGSQYRTAIFYKNDIQKKLATASKQALISSGKFSKPIVVELLPAGEFYNAEEYHQDYYKKNPEHYKSYRKGSGREEYLKKTWGQTGT